Within the Oncorhynchus clarkii lewisi isolate Uvic-CL-2024 chromosome 2, UVic_Ocla_1.0, whole genome shotgun sequence genome, the region aaaagcacctCAATAAATGCCCCCTAAAACCATGCACAAACAGAtgtaacacacagtgcaacactCATAAGGAGTGAATCATTTTTCCCTACATTAACAGTGCATAAAAATTGTGTAACAATCACAAGTGGTTGTTTGGTCATCAATTCACAGTCATTTTTGTTATCGTCAACCTCTAAAATGTAATATATTAAGTTCCACAAGAAAATACGATTTAAAGtgggaaaaggggggggggtttGTCTAAGCATGTGCATCAGgcaattaaaaaaacaacaagcCACTATATTAATAATTGTACCCTCATGAGGTACAATCATTAGTAGCACTGTACTACATTGTAAATACAGTGGGGTTCAGTGTAGAGCATAACCTAAACTATGTTCAGTATGCTCTTAAGTTAACACTTGACTCAAATGTTTGTTTGTCGTCACTAAATGAAATAAAAGtcacaaacaaaaaaaatgacattgaTAACTTGGGTAGAGAGGAAAAGGTACGATGGGGATATTTCCCTTTGAGCAGTCAAAATTGAAATAAATGATACAACGATACAGCAAATCATGAATCTGACTTTATTACAGCATGTCAATGTAGGTATTTTATGAATAAGCCCTACAGTTATTTCATATGAAAGTCTCTCAAACTAGCATGTAGCCTATAAGAAGACATCACAGGAAgtcggtggcaccttaattggggagaatgggttcgtggtaatggctggagtggaatggtataaaatacacCAGACAcaaggtttccatgtgtttgatgccatcccATTAGCTCCGATCCAGCCattgttatgagccgtcctcctctcagcagcctccactggaagACGCGCTCGTATCAAGTTTGCCCCGTTGGTTTCAACAACATTTACAGCAATTCTATACTAAAAAAAAGCTTCACACAATCGCCGCTCTGTCTTAGAAAAGAATAGCCAGGCTGTCGGTCTCACTGAGGTAATATTTGTTATAAAATGTGCTTTTAAAAAGAGTTTTGATGAATAAATTAACCTGTACTTGTTAGTGCCGACTCATCACCTGCTGGATTCTGTCAGTCATAATTCACCTGTAAAAACTAGCTACATCGCATTGCAAAAGTCCTACAGAAAATATTAATTGGCAATGAAGGCACGTGCGACAGATCTTTCAAAAAATTGTTTTGTTGGGGACACATCTTAGTATTTCCTCAATTCTAAAGAACCTCAATACAAGGGTCAAATCAAATCAGCCTATTATTTGGTAAATTATAACTTTGAGAGGGTTATATCTTGGCAAACAGAAGTTAAATCTAGTAAGCACAGCACTTAACAGAAGGACAAACTATCTTGTTTCGTTTCCACATTGTACCAAATAGGATCCAGTCCATAACACAATTATGCAGTCAGTTGACTACAATTCAGAATGACTAGAATCCAGTTGACTACAATTCAGAATGACTAGAATCCAGTTGACTACAATTCAGAATGACTAGAATCCAGTTGACTACAATTCAGAATGACTAGAATCCAGTTGACTATGTTCTACAATCCAGAATGACTAGAATCCTGTTGACTATGCTCAGGCTGTTTGTTTGACCTTACCCTGGTCCTCCACCTTCCTGATGGCTGCCTGGATGGCTTTCTGGTCTCCCAGGAGCTGCATTGGTTTGGTGGGCCGGAAGTTCTCATCCAGCTCAATCAGAATGGGTGTCCCAGTGGGTAACGTCACATTGACGATATCAGCATCTGATATACCTGTTGATATAATACTGAATGTTGTGTTGTTCTGCTTCTGTAAACCACAGTAAAACAACCATACTATCGCCATAAACATAATAAAACCGTTAGCACAGCTTTCGCCCATGCTGTTATGTAAAGCGCTAGCAACATGACCAATTAAAACCAAAATACACAGATTATTGAATAACTTTGTTTACGTCTAGATCTTTACAAAAAAAAATTTGTCCAGCTACATAACGACGATAATTTCTAACATAACGGCCTATAAAGTACCTGGCTGGCCAACTACGACAAACGTGATCTCTAGAAGCCTGTGGGGAAGAGAAAAGGTCAATGTGGATCTACTGGCAGTAGCCTGATGTACAAAAAGGCCACTAGGTTTATGTTACAAGTTCAACCGCGTGACATTTCTGGaactaatatatacagtatattcctcTCATCCAAATGGGAGTGAATGATAGTTACAAACTAGGTCTAAAACATGGAGGCCCTAGTAAACTCCGATACAAGGGCCTTTGTGGATTCAAACATTCAAATGCAAGTGAAAGTGGCCATGCAGCTCATACTAAAATCTGCATGAACAAAAGAGAACAATAGCAGTGCAGCAAAAGTCAATGGTAATAATGGGACTGCAACTGATGCAGTCCAGCCGAGCAGGgttggcacacagacacacacacagacacacacacagacacacacacagacacacgaggAGCCACCAGGCATACCTTCCAGGTGTTTCAGCAGGGCCCTGCAGCTATTCCCGTGCCCAGAGATGAGCACCAATTTCCCCCGTTTGATCTCCGGCACAATGGTGCCGTCCCAGTATGGCTGGAGCCTCTCTAAGACATCCTTCAGGCTCTCTGACTTCGGAAGAAACTCTTTAGACACGTCACAGGTAGAATACCGGCGGTCattgtagatctccaggaagtaAGGGTGTGATTCGTCGATAGGGGGAGGCGTGAGGTCATAGCTCCTCCTCCACTGTTTCACCTGCTCCTCACCGTGGTTTAGGGCCATCTCAGCTCTATTCAGCCCGATCAGAGCACCATAATGGCGCTCGTTGAGTCTCCACGTCCTGACCACGGGGACCCACTCCTGCCCCATGGCTTCCAACAACAGCCAGGCTGTGTGGATGGATCGGCTGAGCAGGGAGGTAAATACCACATCCAGCTGGTAGCCTGCTTCCTTCAGGAGGTGACCGCACGCCAAAGCCTCCTTGACCCCGTCCTCACTCAGCCTCTGGTCCACCCAGCTGCAGAAGCGGTTCTCTTTGGTCCAGGCTCCTTCTCCATGCCTCATCACAAAGACTTTGTACTTGGACATCCGGAAGGACTGTCTGGCAGCAGCAGCCTGTACTGTACACAAACAATGGGTTTACAGTGATTAGATGAGGGTGATGCTGGACTACTGCAGTAACATatagtactgtactgtggccagACACTTACCACATAAGTGGAAAAACATCATTCAACAAGTCTCTTGATGAGTTTCATCGGCCTAAATATCCAACAATATTTCAGTGGTGTTGTATATTAttagctatacacacacacacacacacacacacacacacacacacacacacacacacacacacacctccactccACTCACTAGAGCCTAATATTTTACTGTTACTATGGAACTGCTGTTACTAAGCTTAATGTCAGAAGCAGTCGCCATGTCATTTATTCTGGGGGTGGGTCTAGTGGGGTCAGCAAATGTCCGGCATTTCGAGTGGTTAAAAGGCTACATGCCAACACAACGGGTTATTGTTTAACTCCAAATTAAACAGGGTAATTCAGTAACTAAACATGGaaatgtggctattgcacattccctaattaatacattttacatCATAACAGTCAAAtggtaaaataaattaaaagaGCTTGCCTTAGGCACTTGTCATCTCATTGGTAGGCTGTTAACGGGCATGCGTTTACGCGCGAGACTGCAAGACGGCAAGctacaaaacatacatgtaccgGAACATGCATCATAATAATAGCATGAATACGATCTTACCCTGCGAGTTACAAGTCCGTCCCAATAGTCGTGACTGTTGACAGAAATTTGGACAACCATCGAGAGCATTTAAGAAGTCAGCGATTGAAAGCTTGTGGTCCAACCGAAACGGAAAAGCTCAGGTTAGGGCGGGATTTGTGTCATGTGTGCTGCCCATaggtggagagagatgagagaaaaggCCCTCTAGAACGGTCGTCATGGGAGAGAAGGCGTGGCATGACCGATTCTACTAGCTACATTGTAACAGTCACTGAACGTGGCTAGACAGTAAAACTACAGTATGAACTATGATTGATCAACAATGCAaattacacgcacgcacacacacacacgatcaccTTTGTGGAATAAACTGTGTACAGCTGACGGTTGACCATACACGTGACAATGATAACACAAGTAATTTATTGTCAGTAACTCAATCACATTTGGATAACTTCAAACATCCAACATTTTGCATGTCAATACCATATAATACTgttcaacagtttggggtcactttagaaatgtccttgtttttaaaaggaaagcacttttttttccattaaaataacatcaaattaatcagaaatacagtgtagacattgttcatgttgtaaatgactattgcagctggaaactgcagatttttttttaatggaatttcTACAtagggcgtacagaggcccattatcagcaaccatcactcctgtgttccaatgtcacgttgtgttagctaatccaagtttatcattttacaaggctaattgatcattaggaaacccttttgcaattatattagcacagctgaaaactgttatcctgattaaagaagcaataaaacgggccttcttaagactagttgagtatctggagcatcagcattttggggtttgattacaggctcaaaatggccagaaacaaataactttcttctgaaactcgtcagtcaattcttgttctgaggaatgaaggctattccatgcgagaaattgccaaggaactgaagatctcgtgcaatgctgtgtactactcccttcacagaactgcgcaaactagctctaaccagaatagaaagaggagtgggaggccccggtgcacaaatgaacaagagaacaagtacattagagtgtctagtttgagaaacagacacctcacaagtccccAACTGGCATCTTcaataaatagtacccgcaaaacaccagtctcaacgtcaacagtgaagaggaaacCCCGATATGCTGGCCttctacaacattaacaatgtctacactgtattcctgatcaattcaatgttattttaacggacaacattttttgcttttctttcaaaaaccagGACATTTCTACGTGACCCCACATTTTTAAACGATAGTGTATATAATAACCACATTCCATAACATATTCCATAAAGATAAAACATTATTTTCCATTGAGTGACTATAATTATCATATGATATAAATGTGATTTGCGTGCACACAAAAAACACATGTACACATAACAACGCAAGAGACTCTGTAGCTACGTAAAATCATGCAAACTAACTCGGTTCCTTGACTGTCGTAATGTAAGTTAAAACACTGAGAAGTCATAATGATGTCATCGTTCCACCCGTGGCTATTAGGAAGCAGCGAACATCTTCTTTCTGCCCTCCATGCCAGACATGGCATCCACATTCTTACGCCAATCAGTCACTTCTTCTTTCTGTGGGGATGACAGAAATATTGCACACACAGTTGTATTGCAGGTgcacattacaacaacaacaaaaaagtaacgAAAAGAAAGCATTGGGACAGGCTGTACTGTGCAGTGAATGTCCTTCTtaccttctcctcttccttcttgACAGTCTTGAGGTTGGCCTTGAAGTCGACAGACTCTTTGATCTTGGCTCCCAGCAGGGCCCCCATCATGGCTTCAGCTGATACTCTCACCCTCTTCAGCTGAGGTCGCTTCTTGCCCTTCAGCTCAATGATCTTCATGGTCAGATTTTCAATCTATATAGCAAGGtgtcaaaaaaaataaaagtctCCATTTCTAAATAAAAGTCCCACATACCAACACAAATATTCACTCTGTGATAAAATGTCACTCCGTGGTAAGAGTACCCGACTCAAAGCCACAAGAGGGTAGACAATATTTCAAACGTTGCTGTCTGTACATTGATTTGATTGAAATgttattgtaaaaaataaatgcttATGTTgcctttatgtttttttttacaatattgaCCTGAACAAAGGTTTAGTAAACCCTATTCTTCTTAATAAGATATCCCATACTTGGATAGAGGAGGCATTGAAAGATCATACA harbors:
- the LOC139375526 gene encoding bisphosphoglycerate mutase-like — its product is MSKYKVFVMRHGEGAWTKENRFCSWVDQRLSEDGVKEALACGHLLKEAGYQLDVVFTSLLSRSIHTAWLLLEAMGQEWVPVVRTWRLNERHYGALIGLNRAEMALNHGEEQVKQWRRSYDLTPPPIDESHPYFLEIYNDRRYSTCDVSKEFLPKSESLKDVLERLQPYWDGTIVPEIKRGKLVLISGHGNSCRALLKHLEGISDADIVNVTLPTGTPILIELDENFRPTKPMQLLGDQKAIQAAIRKVEDQGKVKQTA
- the LOC139375548 gene encoding troponin I, slow skeletal muscle-like, whose protein sequence is MAMLMAEKEQKVIDRESTLSERVPALNLSGLSVQDLQTLCKELHQKIDVVEEERYDIAMKVSKSDAEIENLTMKIIELKGKKRPQLKRVRVSAEAMMGALLGAKIKESVDFKANLKTVKKEEEKKEEVTDWRKNVDAMSGMEGRKKMFAAS